The proteins below come from a single Synechococcus sp. WH 8101 genomic window:
- a CDS encoding CHAD domain-containing protein codes for MDATPDRIDAYACERIASQLKRIVGLQAEVLEDRDPEPLHQLRVSLRRLRCVLLQFEPFLVLPSGATPRRVGRMCAKLGLVRDLDVLQELVGSSFAEMLGPQASEELAPLRKALSRERRRASEEMKQSLRSSAYLKVIARLQHWLREPNTTPAASMPMQAWIDELIMPWLPPLWLHPSWTLDPLEHPQELHSLRGRIRRCRYMIENLEPICSAPLSAHLQRFKTLQDILGQLHDLNVFDSLVEDARINLSARQTKAVLQLSHQRQERLAAQWRLQSQRMLRSSQRKVLIRRLTTPR; via the coding sequence ATGGATGCAACGCCGGATCGCATCGACGCCTACGCCTGTGAACGCATTGCCTCTCAGCTGAAGCGCATTGTTGGGCTCCAGGCCGAAGTACTCGAAGACCGCGATCCAGAACCGTTGCATCAGTTGCGGGTGAGTCTGCGGCGCTTGCGTTGCGTCCTGCTGCAGTTCGAACCATTCCTGGTGTTGCCGAGTGGTGCCACACCCCGCCGGGTGGGGCGGATGTGCGCCAAGCTCGGCCTGGTCCGTGACCTGGATGTGTTGCAGGAGCTGGTGGGCTCCAGCTTCGCCGAGATGCTGGGGCCGCAGGCGTCCGAGGAACTGGCGCCCCTGCGCAAGGCCCTCAGCCGGGAACGGCGCCGGGCCTCGGAGGAGATGAAGCAATCGCTCCGCAGCTCGGCCTACCTCAAAGTGATTGCCCGTCTGCAGCACTGGCTGCGGGAGCCGAACACCACTCCGGCAGCATCGATGCCCATGCAGGCCTGGATCGATGAATTGATCATGCCCTGGTTACCGCCGCTGTGGTTGCATCCGAGCTGGACGCTCGATCCCCTTGAGCATCCCCAGGAACTGCACAGCCTGCGCGGCCGCATCCGGCGCTGCCGCTACATGATCGAAAACCTCGAACCGATCTGTTCGGCGCCGCTCTCGGCCCATCTGCAACGGTTCAAGACCCTGCAAGACATTCTCGGGCAACTGCACGATCTGAATGTGTTCGACAGCCTGGTGGAGGACGCACGCATCAACCTGAGTGCACGCCAGACCAAAGCGGTGCTCCAGCTCAGCCACCAGCGCCAGGAGAGGCTGGCGGCCCAGTGGCGCCTGCAGAGCCAGCGCATGCTCAGGAGTTCGCAGCGCAAGGTCCTGATCCGTCGATTGACCACACCGCGTTGA